From Pseudomonadota bacterium, a single genomic window includes:
- a CDS encoding transglutaminase domain-containing protein: MNKKKAIPGYDYPTQDSSKLRSLLDRPMDTFDLVAVNDIISASLVHSDKRTIQLYENWLLWLGGKFYEPLSRTQDAERIVAGRGGLCSEVSAVMNRIAERNGLEARFIGLNGHVVSEIKTENGWRVADPDYGVTYAVGLGYLEGEHGPQTMKSALRGMGYNDKTIESYIKIFQSSEDNVVSDVGIALSPRLYRAEMIAEWLKWIIPVLLILGGISYTRKHIIA, translated from the coding sequence ATGAACAAAAAAAAAGCAATTCCTGGGTATGATTACCCAACTCAAGACTCATCAAAACTTAGATCTCTCCTTGATCGACCTATGGACACCTTTGATTTGGTTGCTGTGAATGACATAATATCTGCGTCACTAGTCCATTCCGACAAGAGAACAATACAACTATATGAGAATTGGTTGCTCTGGCTGGGTGGTAAATTCTATGAACCACTCTCACGAACTCAAGATGCCGAAAGAATAGTGGCAGGGAGAGGTGGTCTTTGTTCTGAAGTTTCCGCGGTCATGAACAGGATCGCAGAGCGTAATGGGCTCGAGGCAAGATTTATTGGGTTGAATGGGCATGTGGTTTCTGAAATTAAAACAGAAAATGGATGGCGTGTTGCAGACCCAGACTATGGTGTCACCTATGCTGTAGGGCTCGGCTATTTAGAGGGAGAACATGGTCCTCAGACAATGAAAAGCGCGCTAAGAGGCATGGGTTATAATGACAAAACGATAGAATCCTATATCAAGATATTCCAATCCTCTGAAGACAACGTAGTCTCCGATGTCGGTATTGCTTTGAGTCCTAGGCTATATAGAGCTGAGATGATCGCGGAGTGGTTGAAATGGATAATCCCAGTACTACTAATATTAGGCGGTATCAGCTATACGAGAAAACACATAATCGCGTAA